The following are encoded together in the Flavobacterium sp. TR2 genome:
- a CDS encoding Two component regulator three Y domain protein, whose product MRILITFSLLFAFSLNVLADTVSDKEKEALIKLYHATNGLQWKNKWDLSLSVSTWYGVKAENGKVVALNLADNNLKGELPEALYDLTNLESLNLEKNKIEGKLSSSIFNLKELELLNIADNKLSGAIPASICQLAKLKDLELFMNNISGELPSEIGKLNQLEVLAVFSNQINGKLPVSIYKISGLKVLLLNNNKLSGNLTNEVINWNALQNFSLFDNDFTGAVPLEIEKLTNLEELNLSYNKFKGEVSKKTALLDALNMTMMDENGNPFLLEINQENKLQ is encoded by the coding sequence ATGAGAATTTTAATTACTTTTTCTTTATTATTTGCCTTTTCGCTAAACGTTTTGGCAGATACTGTTTCGGATAAAGAAAAAGAGGCGCTTATAAAACTGTATCACGCAACAAATGGTTTGCAATGGAAAAACAAGTGGGACTTAAGTCTGTCTGTTTCTACATGGTACGGTGTTAAAGCTGAAAATGGAAAAGTAGTGGCACTGAATCTGGCAGATAATAATCTGAAAGGAGAATTGCCTGAAGCGCTTTACGATCTTACAAATTTAGAATCGCTAAATCTGGAAAAGAATAAGATTGAAGGAAAATTGTCTTCGTCAATCTTTAATTTGAAAGAGTTAGAATTGCTCAATATTGCTGATAATAAATTATCGGGTGCGATTCCAGCTTCAATTTGCCAATTGGCAAAACTGAAAGATTTAGAGCTTTTTATGAATAATATTTCAGGAGAGCTTCCGTCAGAAATTGGAAAGCTGAATCAGCTGGAAGTTTTGGCTGTTTTTAGTAATCAAATTAACGGAAAACTGCCTGTTTCGATTTATAAAATTTCTGGACTGAAAGTACTGTTGTTAAACAATAATAAGCTCTCAGGAAATTTGACCAATGAAGTCATTAATTGGAACGCACTTCAGAATTTTAGCTTGTTCGACAATGATTTTACAGGAGCTGTCCCTTTGGAAATTGAAAAGCTGACCAATTTGGAAGAATTAAATCTTTCATACAATAAATTTAAAGGCGAAGTTTCAAAAAAGACCGCTTTGTTAGATGCATTAAATATGACCATGATGGATGAAAACGGAAATCCATTTTTATTAGAAATAAACCAAGAAAATAAATTACAATAG
- a CDS encoding PQQ-binding-like beta-propeller repeat protein, with protein MKHKLIALLFVFAFANMSGQAPASKTNSSNSKLPAEEAVTNKSLKPLKKISLDDSSILIYDYDGSLFSWDLEVESIVWTIKASDAHTEMCANKITIHDGVVYIPFINGEIYAVDNGTGTIFWKSRLGNITDQIVLKDQTPIIANGKLFITAQNQNQSSNLYALDLKDGSLAWNYKLDTPNNDIEPLFFDNKIFTQSGTNVYCFEANTGKLLYQKSFDETMNGKPVTDGENIFIAGDKNWLYALKPNSLDVLWQFKIDENQNNVKERIVCHDKKLYFAAQGTEVSSIYAVDSKTGTQLWKTDFKGDNVEYIVKEVDNLWGYTRNKKLFELDLSNGEIAFEEKLTTLPVSNIEFPADDNLLYYYCDAGLIQFDLKEKDENVFYMRTSLKDDVYSAYLKIIR; from the coding sequence ATGAAACACAAATTAATAGCCCTTTTATTTGTATTCGCCTTTGCAAATATGTCTGGACAAGCGCCCGCCAGCAAAACTAATTCTTCCAACAGCAAATTACCCGCTGAAGAAGCCGTAACCAACAAGTCTTTAAAACCGCTTAAAAAGATTTCTTTAGACGATTCCTCTATTTTAATTTACGATTACGACGGTTCTCTTTTTTCATGGGACCTAGAAGTCGAAAGCATTGTCTGGACGATAAAAGCTTCTGACGCTCACACAGAGATGTGCGCGAACAAAATAACCATTCATGATGGAGTTGTTTATATCCCGTTTATCAATGGTGAAATTTATGCTGTCGATAATGGAACAGGGACTATTTTTTGGAAATCTAGACTAGGAAACATTACAGACCAAATTGTTCTAAAAGATCAGACTCCGATTATAGCCAACGGAAAGCTTTTTATAACTGCGCAAAATCAAAATCAGAGCAGCAATTTGTATGCTTTGGATTTAAAAGATGGAAGCTTGGCTTGGAATTACAAATTAGACACTCCAAACAACGATATTGAGCCATTGTTTTTCGATAATAAGATTTTCACCCAAAGCGGGACAAATGTTTATTGTTTTGAAGCTAATACAGGAAAATTGCTTTACCAAAAAAGCTTTGACGAAACAATGAATGGAAAGCCAGTTACAGATGGCGAAAATATTTTTATTGCTGGCGATAAAAACTGGCTATACGCTTTAAAACCAAACAGCTTAGATGTTTTATGGCAGTTTAAAATAGACGAAAACCAAAACAATGTGAAGGAACGCATAGTGTGCCATGACAAAAAACTCTATTTTGCCGCACAAGGCACAGAAGTCTCTTCTATTTACGCTGTTGATTCTAAAACAGGAACTCAGCTTTGGAAAACAGATTTTAAAGGCGATAATGTCGAGTATATCGTTAAAGAAGTTGATAATCTTTGGGGCTACACCCGCAACAAGAAACTTTTTGAATTGGATCTATCAAACGGCGAAATAGCTTTTGAAGAAAAACTAACTACCCTGCCTGTTTCTAACATTGAATTTCCTGCTGATGACAACCTGCTTTATTATTATTGCGATGCCGGCTTAATTCAATTTGATTTAAAAGAAAAAGACGAGAACGTATTCTATATGCGTACTTCTCTTAAAGATGATGTTTATAGCGCTTACTTAAAAATCATTCGATAA
- a CDS encoding nuclear transport factor 2 family protein — MEGQIIELEKKYWQGVENNDYETVKNLTLFPCIVAGKNGVQSISEAEFKNMFDSGQTNKIKVLDIYAVKEKLIAENTAVVGYHLDFEIVDDVQKAPIKCVCTSTWIRENNKWACVMHTETELEKK; from the coding sequence ATGGAAGGACAAATCATAGAATTGGAAAAAAAATACTGGCAGGGAGTTGAAAACAATGATTATGAAACTGTAAAAAATCTGACGCTGTTTCCTTGCATAGTTGCTGGAAAAAACGGTGTTCAGAGCATCAGTGAGGCAGAGTTCAAAAATATGTTCGATTCTGGACAGACCAATAAAATAAAAGTACTGGACATCTATGCTGTAAAAGAAAAGCTTATTGCCGAAAATACTGCCGTAGTGGGGTATCATCTCGATTTTGAGATCGTAGATGACGTTCAAAAAGCACCTATAAAGTGTGTCTGTACTTCAACTTGGATTAGAGAAAATAATAAGTGGGCGTGCGTGATGCATACCGAAACAGAATTAGAAAAAAAATAA
- a CDS encoding thiopeptide-type bacteriocin biosynthesis protein, translating to MQRNFCLGSEWLYYKIYTGVQTTDLVLLEKLYPVILQLKKKKIIQKWFFIRYKDTDTHFRIRFLVENRKDLAKVIQMLYHPTNVLLQENLAWQIQTDTYKRELERYGETTIEDSEFLFWKDSELAIQYLSLKKTFAKKEMELLFSFCSIDSFLNSFSLSLLDKYNLMDRLQQSFKEEFAADKILKKELDKKYRELDDELGCFLRGETKKNFPDFFEIIEEKQNQIAKKILEIKNVIQIDLYDFLASHVHMMINRQYTSKQRMYELIIYDHLYRYYKTLNYQKTNFLI from the coding sequence ATGCAAAGAAATTTTTGTTTAGGAAGTGAATGGTTGTATTATAAAATTTATACAGGAGTTCAAACAACTGATTTGGTTTTGCTTGAAAAACTATATCCTGTTATTTTACAATTAAAAAAGAAAAAAATCATCCAAAAATGGTTCTTCATTCGATATAAGGATACTGACACACATTTTAGAATTCGATTTCTAGTCGAAAACAGAAAGGATTTAGCAAAAGTAATTCAAATGCTTTATCATCCGACAAATGTTTTACTTCAAGAAAATTTGGCATGGCAAATTCAAACTGATACTTATAAAAGAGAACTGGAAAGATACGGTGAAACCACTATTGAAGATTCTGAATTTTTGTTTTGGAAGGATAGCGAGTTAGCTATTCAATATCTTTCGCTAAAAAAAACATTTGCCAAAAAAGAAATGGAACTGTTGTTCAGTTTTTGTTCCATTGATTCTTTTTTAAATTCTTTTTCTTTATCGCTTTTAGATAAGTACAATTTAATGGATAGGTTACAGCAATCTTTTAAAGAAGAATTTGCTGCAGATAAAATATTAAAAAAAGAACTTGATAAAAAATACAGAGAACTAGATGACGAACTTGGATGCTTTTTAAGAGGAGAAACAAAAAAAAATTTTCCTGATTTTTTCGAAATCATTGAAGAAAAACAAAATCAAATCGCAAAAAAAATATTGGAAATAAAAAATGTAATCCAAATAGATCTTTATGACTTTTTAGCAAGCCATGTTCATATGATGATTAATAGACAATATACTTCTAAACAAAGAATGTACGAGCTCATTATTTATGATCATCTATACAGATATTACAAAACATTAAATTATCAAAAAACAAATTTCCTTATATAA
- a CDS encoding lantibiotic dehydratase family protein: MKSQFKISSFSQFVLRTPLFPISFYLDLLKNYNCEKATAVYKNALVKEALSLASPELVNELNKWETFKADSFNEKKSALEFTLLKYIARMSSRCTPFGLFAGCSVGKIDTETNVILDLPEKHKRLTQFDMQFWVALLQNIAKRETTIFNLKYYPNSSIYEFGDFYRYIEYKYIKTKREHSIISLRKSDALKEIVLKAKSGLTLNEMASILANNDSEKEEAYEFIMHLINFQFLVSEIEATVTSNNELERVLSILKNIRDLKKEYQFLKNINKQVLNLDTSLIPSENQYKKIKKNILEEGFGYDEKYLFQTDLTTATLSNSLNSGITKKVTKGLRFLNGIQPKKESNHFKQFIKEFSKRYESQEMPLMTILDTESGLGYPINHGMNDSHEILEAFSFKQKKDKNENQVWTSYDFILEKKLQECLSKNQIKIELSESDFPDFDANFDYAPVTFSALIEIYNNKKLAIESSGNISAAKFLGRFCNGNSEIHKLTQEIIQKELNYYHDKILAEIVHIPQSRTGNILRRPVLRNYEIAYLANSGVEKKNIIDLNDLFVSIRNDKIILRSKKHDKEVIPCLSNAHNFYNNSLPVYHFLCDLQSQNTKPIYNFNWGILESHYNYFPRVEYNEIILSKAKWTITKEEIASFLKLSGKDLLEVFSNWRTSKDIPCLVNWVNSDNTLLLDFQTEIGIQLFLQSVRNRDKIVLEEFLFAGESIVKNSAGEGFSNQFIVSFFKQQS; encoded by the coding sequence ATGAAATCACAGTTTAAAATTTCATCCTTTTCACAATTTGTACTGAGAACACCTCTGTTTCCTATTTCATTTTATTTGGATCTTCTCAAAAATTACAATTGTGAAAAGGCAACTGCTGTTTACAAAAATGCATTGGTCAAAGAAGCTTTAAGTCTAGCATCGCCCGAACTAGTAAATGAGTTAAACAAATGGGAAACTTTTAAAGCTGATTCTTTTAATGAAAAAAAATCAGCTTTAGAATTTACTTTACTCAAATACATTGCAAGAATGTCTTCAAGATGCACGCCTTTTGGACTGTTTGCTGGATGTTCTGTTGGAAAAATTGATACTGAAACTAATGTAATATTAGATTTGCCTGAAAAACACAAACGGCTTACTCAATTTGATATGCAATTCTGGGTAGCATTATTGCAAAATATTGCCAAACGAGAAACAACAATTTTTAACTTAAAATATTACCCTAATTCTTCTATTTATGAATTTGGTGATTTTTACAGGTATATTGAATACAAATACATAAAAACTAAACGTGAACATAGTATTATATCTTTACGGAAATCTGATGCATTAAAAGAAATAGTATTAAAAGCGAAATCAGGCTTAACTTTAAATGAAATGGCTTCTATTTTAGCAAACAATGATTCTGAAAAAGAAGAAGCGTATGAGTTTATTATGCACCTTATAAACTTCCAATTTTTAGTAAGCGAAATAGAAGCCACTGTAACCAGTAATAATGAATTAGAAAGAGTTTTATCAATTTTAAAAAACATTCGAGATCTAAAAAAAGAATATCAATTTTTAAAAAACATAAATAAACAAGTTTTAAATTTAGATACTTCTTTAATTCCATCTGAAAACCAATACAAAAAAATCAAAAAAAATATCTTGGAAGAAGGATTCGGATATGATGAAAAATATCTCTTTCAAACCGATTTAACTACAGCCACTCTATCAAATAGTTTAAATTCAGGTATTACAAAAAAAGTAACCAAAGGACTTCGTTTTTTAAATGGCATACAGCCTAAAAAAGAATCAAATCATTTTAAGCAATTTATTAAAGAATTCTCTAAAAGATATGAATCTCAAGAAATGCCACTTATGACGATTTTGGATACAGAATCTGGATTAGGTTATCCAATAAATCATGGCATGAATGATTCGCACGAAATACTGGAGGCTTTCTCTTTTAAACAAAAAAAAGATAAAAACGAAAATCAAGTTTGGACCTCCTATGATTTTATTTTAGAGAAAAAACTTCAAGAATGTCTTTCAAAAAATCAAATAAAAATAGAATTATCAGAAAGCGATTTCCCTGATTTTGATGCTAATTTTGATTATGCTCCCGTCACATTTTCAGCACTGATCGAAATTTATAATAATAAAAAATTAGCCATTGAATCTTCAGGGAATATAAGCGCCGCGAAATTTTTGGGGCGATTTTGCAATGGGAATTCTGAGATTCATAAGCTAACCCAAGAGATTATTCAAAAAGAACTAAACTATTACCATGATAAAATCTTAGCTGAAATTGTTCATATTCCGCAATCCAGAACTGGAAATATTTTGCGAAGACCTGTTTTAAGAAATTATGAGATTGCCTATTTAGCAAATTCAGGTGTTGAAAAGAAAAACATTATAGATTTAAATGATTTATTTGTGTCTATTAGAAACGATAAAATTATACTACGTTCTAAAAAACATGATAAAGAAGTTATTCCTTGTCTCTCAAACGCTCACAACTTTTATAATAATTCTTTACCTGTATATCATTTTTTATGCGATTTACAGTCACAAAATACAAAGCCAATATATAACTTTAATTGGGGAATTTTAGAATCACATTATAATTACTTTCCGAGAGTTGAATACAACGAAATTATACTGTCAAAAGCAAAATGGACTATTACGAAAGAAGAAATAGCTTCCTTTTTAAAATTAAGTGGCAAAGATTTGTTAGAAGTATTTTCAAATTGGAGAACCAGTAAAGATATTCCATGTCTCGTTAATTGGGTTAATTCTGATAATACTTTGTTATTAGATTTTCAAACAGAAATTGGAATTCAATTGTTTTTACAGTCAGTTAGAAATAGAGACAAAATTGTTTTAGAAGAATTTCTATTTGCTGGCGAATCTATTGTAAAAAACAGTGCTGGAGAAGGCTTTAGCAATCAATTTATAGTATCCTTTTTCAAACAACAATCATAG
- a CDS encoding S8 family peptidase: MRPFFIIVFLLFFFLSCSTVKESSTFKSISISKKEFTTLQSQDWYQKDFLEDTIPGISLEKWYRLNKKKIKDKNVIIAVIDTQIDLKHEDLQGIIWSNLKEIPNNGIDDDQNGYIDDINGWSFTGTKSGSYVVWNRYEYVRIVQEWGKLFRDKTETQIASKDLWKFKEYQRALKAFEEKNKYYRRWFKSLNYKAKLYPLAKDTLKYFFPKENYTYEQLDSLYKKYKNNDKEFWQRRDDDDKDLGALIGSMIANIDMHQSTLEKLRDQQTQLDSIVNKNLNLSYNERLSIGDNPNILEKGYGNNKISNTIEGVRTIQDHNTMVSGIIAANRKNNIGIKGITDVKIMPLNISPSGDEHDKDIAMAVRYAVDNGAKIINMSFGKEFSMHKDWVSDAFKYAEEHNVLLVHSAGNDSEDLDKVIHYPNDQNYEGIRGICNNFINVGSTTKNLGEKLVSDYSNYGKENVDLFAPGEDIYTTGAGNIYKIDSGTSFSAPMVSGTAAIIWSYYPNLTAKEVKQIIMDSGTAYSIDVILPGTEDKKVPFSELSKSGKVLNVYNAMQLAEKVSKKKK; this comes from the coding sequence ATGAGGCCATTTTTCATAATTGTTTTTCTTCTATTCTTTTTTTTAAGTTGCTCAACTGTTAAGGAGTCGAGTACTTTTAAATCAATTAGTATCTCAAAAAAAGAATTTACTACTTTACAATCACAAGACTGGTATCAAAAAGATTTTCTTGAAGACACTATTCCAGGAATCTCATTAGAAAAATGGTATCGTTTAAATAAAAAAAAGATAAAAGATAAAAATGTAATTATTGCAGTCATTGACACTCAAATTGATCTCAAACATGAAGATTTACAAGGCATAATATGGTCCAATTTAAAAGAGATACCAAACAATGGAATCGATGATGACCAAAATGGTTACATAGATGATATTAATGGCTGGAGTTTTACTGGAACTAAAAGCGGAAGTTATGTCGTTTGGAACAGATATGAATATGTTCGAATAGTACAAGAATGGGGTAAATTGTTTAGAGACAAAACTGAAACTCAAATTGCCTCTAAAGATTTGTGGAAATTTAAGGAATATCAAAGAGCGCTTAAGGCTTTTGAGGAAAAGAATAAATACTATCGAAGATGGTTTAAATCCTTAAATTATAAAGCCAAACTTTATCCTTTAGCTAAAGATACATTAAAATATTTCTTCCCGAAAGAAAACTATACATACGAACAATTAGACAGTTTATATAAAAAATATAAAAACAATGATAAGGAGTTTTGGCAAAGACGGGATGATGACGATAAAGATCTTGGAGCATTAATTGGCTCCATGATAGCTAATATAGATATGCACCAAAGTACTTTAGAAAAGTTACGAGATCAACAAACCCAGTTAGATTCAATTGTCAATAAAAATTTAAATTTAAGCTATAACGAACGCCTTTCTATTGGTGACAACCCAAATATTTTAGAAAAAGGTTATGGTAATAATAAGATTAGCAATACCATTGAAGGTGTCAGAACCATTCAAGATCATAATACTATGGTTTCGGGAATTATTGCCGCTAATAGAAAAAATAATATTGGCATAAAAGGAATCACTGATGTAAAAATTATGCCTCTAAATATTTCTCCTTCTGGAGACGAACATGATAAAGATATTGCAATGGCAGTTCGTTATGCCGTTGATAATGGAGCCAAAATAATTAATATGTCTTTTGGAAAAGAATTTTCAATGCATAAAGATTGGGTATCTGATGCTTTTAAATATGCCGAAGAACATAATGTCCTTTTGGTTCACAGTGCAGGGAACGATAGTGAAGATTTAGACAAAGTAATTCACTACCCTAATGACCAAAACTATGAAGGCATTAGAGGGATCTGCAATAATTTTATTAATGTCGGTTCAACTACTAAAAATTTAGGAGAAAAATTAGTCTCTGATTACTCTAATTACGGTAAGGAAAATGTAGACTTATTTGCACCAGGAGAAGACATTTATACTACTGGTGCTGGCAATATATACAAAATAGATTCTGGAACTTCATTTTCAGCCCCTATGGTATCAGGAACTGCTGCTATAATTTGGTCTTATTACCCGAATCTTACCGCAAAAGAAGTCAAACAAATCATTATGGATTCAGGGACTGCTTATTCAATAGATGTAATATTGCCAGGAACTGAAGACAAAAAAGTTCCGTTTTCTGAATTATCTAAATCAGGAAAAGTTCTAAATGTTTACAATGCGATGCAACTTGCAGAAAAGGTTAGCAAGAAAAAGAAATGA
- a CDS encoding helix-turn-helix domain-containing protein gives MFSHKFLRALFLLLVSYLLTAQAAKRDLTKLSYDELHDLYFDNVGNPKKQILYTNAYMAKAIQENSNIRKAKANYQIALFYYRSDKVKAIQYLDSVIKYSEGSNDKFFPAAAYCEKADFLKSQFKFKEAMLNYNKAEKVSLQTNLDYYYVVREYIGITKSEDLEEYKEALEIYKECYNYYRTKDFRTGKCAGDYQSVIFGIADCFKSLHNKDSTSFYNKLGYKEATITKNDFFKYLFILNEGANQVLKKNYNAALDSINKSLPKIIAHKDTGNELAAYYYLGKAYDGLGKKEKAAENFIKVDSIYNATKEISKEFVDGYPYLINYYKNLGEKEKQLKYITIYMTIDSILQKNYRELNKLVYKEYDIPRLISEKENLINSLNSDKIKNRWGLGFLFLSTLAIGGFAFHQYRTKKQYRLRFEKLIGETNTTENKKLINENEHKIDQNKLEGIGIAEEVVNQILKKLNQFEKQKEYLTPNITVQTLSGTFETNSKYVSKIVNVYKEKTFTQYLNDLRIEFAINQLQENNKLRKYTVQALALEFGFNNAESFSTAFYKKTGIKPTYFIKELDLAT, from the coding sequence ATGTTTTCGCATAAATTTCTAAGAGCCTTATTTTTACTACTAGTTTCTTACTTGTTGACTGCTCAAGCTGCAAAAAGAGACCTTACAAAATTGTCGTATGATGAATTACATGACTTATATTTTGACAATGTAGGCAACCCTAAAAAACAGATACTATATACAAATGCCTATATGGCTAAGGCAATACAAGAAAATAGTAATATTAGAAAGGCTAAAGCCAATTATCAAATTGCTCTATTTTATTATAGATCTGACAAAGTCAAAGCAATTCAATATCTTGATAGTGTTATTAAATATTCTGAAGGAAGTAATGATAAATTTTTTCCAGCTGCCGCTTATTGCGAAAAAGCTGATTTTCTAAAATCTCAATTTAAGTTTAAGGAAGCAATGCTTAATTATAACAAAGCTGAAAAAGTGTCACTCCAGACTAATTTGGACTACTATTACGTAGTAAGAGAATATATAGGAATTACTAAATCTGAAGACTTAGAGGAATATAAAGAAGCTTTAGAAATCTATAAAGAATGCTATAACTATTACAGAACCAAAGATTTTAGAACAGGAAAATGTGCTGGCGATTATCAAAGTGTCATCTTTGGCATTGCAGATTGTTTTAAATCTTTGCATAATAAAGACTCTACTTCTTTTTATAATAAATTAGGATATAAAGAGGCTACTATAACTAAAAATGATTTTTTTAAATATCTTTTTATACTAAATGAGGGAGCAAACCAAGTATTAAAAAAGAACTATAATGCGGCGCTAGATAGTATTAACAAATCATTACCAAAAATTATTGCTCATAAAGATACGGGTAATGAACTTGCAGCTTATTATTATTTAGGTAAAGCTTATGATGGACTGGGTAAAAAAGAAAAAGCTGCTGAAAATTTTATTAAAGTAGATTCTATTTACAATGCCACAAAAGAAATTAGTAAAGAGTTTGTAGATGGCTACCCTTATTTGATTAATTATTATAAAAACTTAGGAGAAAAAGAAAAACAATTAAAATATATCACTATTTATATGACTATAGATAGTATTTTACAGAAAAATTATCGGGAATTAAATAAGTTAGTCTATAAAGAATATGATATACCACGTTTAATTTCTGAAAAAGAAAATCTAATTAATTCACTAAATAGTGATAAAATAAAAAATCGCTGGGGGCTTGGATTTTTATTTTTGTCAACTCTTGCTATAGGCGGCTTTGCGTTTCATCAATATCGTACAAAAAAGCAATACAGATTAAGATTTGAAAAATTAATCGGAGAAACAAATACTACCGAAAATAAAAAACTTATAAATGAAAATGAACACAAAATTGATCAGAATAAACTTGAAGGGATCGGCATAGCTGAAGAAGTGGTAAATCAAATTTTGAAAAAACTAAACCAATTTGAAAAACAAAAAGAATATCTAACACCTAATATAACAGTACAAACATTATCTGGCACATTTGAAACCAATAGTAAATATGTATCAAAAATTGTTAATGTATACAAAGAAAAAACATTTACTCAGTATTTGAATGATCTGAGAATTGAGTTTGCCATTAATCAATTGCAAGAAAATAACAAGCTAAGAAAATATACTGTTCAAGCACTTGCCTTAGAGTTTGGTTTTAACAATGCAGAATCTTTTTCGACTGCTTTTTATAAAAAAACAGGTATTAAACCGACTTATTTCATTAAAGAATTGGATTTAGCAACATAA
- a CDS encoding CPBP family intramembrane glutamic endopeptidase codes for MITKVKNIVFGFRQWELIVLIVVLNFFNNYMFSVVSDFFDIPLSKGFNDHYTFKEKIVLFVIVAPLIETLLFQYLVIEICKTIKMRLRYCCFISALVFASFHLYNVFYFLYTFAGGLLFAFLYLRGKNQKNAILLPLVAHTLYNGIVFIIKYYFP; via the coding sequence ATGATCACAAAAGTAAAAAATATTGTATTTGGTTTTAGACAGTGGGAGCTGATAGTGCTTATCGTTGTTCTAAATTTTTTTAATAATTATATGTTCTCGGTTGTTTCAGATTTTTTTGATATTCCTTTGAGCAAGGGGTTTAATGACCACTACACTTTTAAGGAAAAAATAGTTTTGTTTGTTATCGTTGCTCCTTTAATTGAAACCTTGCTATTTCAATATCTTGTTATCGAAATTTGTAAAACCATAAAGATGAGATTAAGATACTGCTGTTTTATTTCAGCCCTTGTTTTTGCATCATTTCATCTCTACAATGTTTTTTATTTTTTGTACACCTTTGCTGGTGGTTTATTATTTGCGTTTTTATATCTAAGAGGTAAAAATCAAAAGAATGCAATATTATTGCCGTTAGTAGCCCACACTTTGTATAACGGAATTGTTTTTATTATTAAGTATTATTTTCCTTAA
- a CDS encoding HlyD family secretion protein gives MNFSSDPINTIENLITKNKTKNISIYLILVLFVTIFILLLPVIKVDISSQSRGIIRSTTDNVPIPVIVSGRIISLNIKNNAIVQKGDTLLRIAMQNLETEKKTQKEVSNSVASLLQDVNSILSGKKGSLKTSTAQEDFLKFQSRKNELQSKVSQAQINYDRNKGLYDKSIIAKVEFEKYEYELRSANEALKSYISEQKSAWENQKRDLEERMKTLSGSIEKIKVEENNYVVTAPISGTIESFSGLQEGSFLNAGQTILNISAVDHLIVESMVSPSDIGLIHKNQKVKFQLDAFNYNQWGLLEGKVIDIDHNVSFQENQTFFKVRSELSTTKMRLKSGYQTNVSKGMTLTTRYILTRRSLFDLLFDKIDDWLNPKQLSIDN, from the coding sequence ATGAATTTTAGTTCTGATCCAATAAACACAATCGAGAATCTTATAACTAAAAACAAGACAAAAAATATATCCATTTATTTAATTCTTGTTTTATTTGTCACAATTTTTATACTTCTATTACCTGTAATAAAAGTTGACATTTCAAGCCAGAGCCGTGGAATTATAAGAAGCACAACAGATAATGTCCCTATTCCGGTTATTGTCAGCGGCCGAATTATTTCGCTAAATATTAAAAATAATGCTATAGTGCAAAAAGGAGATACTTTACTCAGAATTGCGATGCAGAATCTGGAAACCGAAAAAAAAACTCAAAAAGAAGTGTCAAATTCTGTCGCATCGCTTTTGCAGGATGTAAATTCAATTTTATCTGGAAAAAAGGGATCTTTAAAAACGTCGACTGCGCAAGAAGATTTTTTAAAATTTCAATCCCGTAAAAATGAATTGCAGAGCAAGGTTTCGCAGGCACAAATTAACTATGACCGTAATAAGGGCTTATATGATAAAAGTATTATTGCTAAAGTAGAGTTTGAAAAATATGAATATGAATTGCGTTCGGCCAATGAAGCGCTGAAAAGTTATATAAGCGAACAAAAATCTGCTTGGGAAAATCAAAAAAGAGACCTTGAAGAGAGAATGAAAACTTTGAGTGGGAGCATAGAAAAAATTAAAGTTGAAGAAAACAACTATGTTGTTACAGCTCCAATTTCAGGAACAATCGAAAGTTTTTCAGGTCTTCAGGAGGGCTCATTTTTAAATGCCGGTCAAACGATATTAAATATTTCAGCAGTAGATCATTTAATAGTAGAAAGTATGGTTTCTCCTAGCGATATTGGGCTTATTCATAAAAACCAGAAAGTAAAATTTCAATTAGATGCTTTCAATTATAATCAATGGGGATTGCTTGAAGGAAAAGTTATTGATATTGACCATAATGTCTCTTTTCAAGAAAATCAAACTTTCTTTAAAGTTCGAAGTGAATTAAGCACGACCAAAATGAGATTAAAGTCGGGATACCAAACCAATGTGTCAAAAGGTATGACACTCACAACCCGTTACATCTTAACCAGAAGAAGTCTCTTCGACCTGCTATTTGATAAAATAGATGACTGGTTAAATCCGAAACAATTATCAATCGATAATTAA